From a single Candidatus Izimaplasma bacterium HR1 genomic region:
- a CDS encoding MarR family protein, with product MEKEEVRVSLNKFLKLYFDACNEVYEEINFNQIKGIRFKYLKEIHKRKEVTLTELADHFSISKPTVNEVINHFKANGIIEKRKSEKDKRINYISLTDIGVVLATTNTLESRRAVDRMFDKLPKKDIKTLVKIFSKLGGSDQ from the coding sequence ATGGAGAAAGAAGAAGTAAGAGTTTCTTTAAATAAGTTCTTAAAACTATATTTTGATGCTTGTAATGAAGTCTATGAAGAAATAAACTTCAATCAGATTAAAGGAATAAGATTTAAATACTTAAAAGAAATTCATAAAAGAAAAGAAGTCACACTAACAGAACTTGCAGACCATTTCTCAATTTCTAAACCTACTGTAAACGAAGTGATAAATCACTTCAAGGCAAATGGGATTATTGAAAAGCGGAAAAGTGAAAAGGATAAAAGAATTAACTATATCTCTTTGACTGACATCGGGGTGGTATTAGCTACCACTAATACTTTAGAAAGTAGAAGGGCTGTTGATCGAATGTTTGATAAACTTCCTAAAAAGGATATTAAGACATTGGTTAAAATCTTCAGTAAACTTGGAGGTAGTGATCAATGA
- the yheI gene encoding putative multidrug resistance ABC transporter ATP-binding/permease protein YheI, which produces MIFGKAINKYYIKNFHWFLFGIIALVIIDTVQLEIPGLLGSIIDGLDKGTIDMSGIIDILKTVAIYVAIIMGGRFVWRMTIFTASRRFDYGLRNDMFEKAEKLSNEFYSENKVGGLMAYFTNDLESVRRAVGPGMIMFVDAVYLGGLALYKMSFLDLRLTLYSAIPMLVIALVGSFVGRRMREKFKEAQKAFEDLSDFATESLSGLSVVKAFVKEQSEIREFLKTNNVARVKNIEYVKMQAKFQIMIRTLVSLIFVIILGFGGYLVFMTSALPEAERFSAGQLTEFYFLFSSLVWPMMALAMIINIRSRGKGSLQRIEKILNEEISVKDPENPVHLDEIKGNIEFRNLTFRYPKSNVDVLKNIKFRIKAGETVGILGRTGSGKTSIVDLLLRIYNVKADTIFIDGVDVMKLPVYDVRNAIGYVPQDGFLFSDSIQNNISLSFGKSEALDSVKSAARLSDVHDNIIEFTEGYDTVIGERGVTLSGGQRQRVAIARALIRNSPIMVLDDSVSAVDTKTEETILTNLETVRKGKTTLIIAHRISTIKNADKIIIVDNGEIIDIGSHDVLLTRCEFYKDMVDRQKLEDEMGVE; this is translated from the coding sequence ATGATATTTGGTAAAGCAATTAATAAATACTACATAAAGAATTTTCATTGGTTCCTCTTTGGAATCATTGCCTTAGTCATAATAGATACAGTTCAGTTAGAAATACCAGGATTACTTGGTTCAATAATTGATGGATTAGATAAAGGTACTATCGATATGAGCGGTATTATCGATATCCTAAAAACAGTTGCAATATACGTTGCAATTATTATGGGTGGTAGATTTGTCTGGAGAATGACTATTTTTACAGCATCGAGAAGATTCGATTATGGTCTAAGAAACGACATGTTTGAAAAAGCTGAGAAATTGTCTAATGAATTTTATTCTGAGAATAAAGTTGGAGGACTAATGGCTTACTTTACAAATGATTTAGAATCAGTAAGAAGAGCAGTTGGTCCAGGAATGATAATGTTTGTTGATGCAGTATATCTTGGGGGATTAGCATTATATAAAATGTCTTTCCTAGATTTGAGACTTACACTATATTCAGCAATTCCAATGTTAGTTATTGCATTAGTGGGTAGTTTTGTTGGTAGAAGAATGCGTGAAAAATTCAAAGAAGCTCAAAAAGCATTTGAGGATTTAAGTGATTTTGCTACTGAAAGTCTAAGTGGATTAAGTGTTGTCAAAGCTTTTGTTAAAGAACAATCGGAAATAAGAGAATTCTTAAAAACGAATAATGTTGCTCGAGTTAAAAATATTGAGTATGTCAAAATGCAAGCTAAATTCCAAATCATGATTAGAACTTTGGTAAGTTTAATTTTTGTTATTATCCTTGGATTTGGTGGTTACTTAGTATTTATGACAAGTGCGCTACCAGAAGCTGAAAGATTTTCAGCTGGACAGTTAACAGAATTTTATTTTCTATTTAGTTCATTAGTTTGGCCAATGATGGCTCTTGCTATGATTATTAATATAAGATCTAGAGGGAAAGGTTCATTACAACGTATTGAAAAAATATTAAATGAAGAAATTAGCGTAAAAGATCCCGAAAACCCAGTCCACCTAGATGAAATCAAAGGGAATATCGAGTTTAGAAATCTAACATTTAGATATCCCAAATCAAACGTAGATGTTTTGAAAAATATCAAATTTAGAATTAAAGCAGGAGAAACCGTTGGTATCCTTGGTAGAACTGGTAGTGGGAAAACTAGTATTGTAGATTTATTATTAAGAATTTATAATGTAAAGGCAGACACAATCTTTATCGATGGTGTTGACGTTATGAAGTTACCAGTATATGACGTTAGAAATGCAATAGGTTATGTCCCACAAGATGGATTCTTATTTAGTGATTCTATTCAAAACAATATATCTTTATCATTCGGAAAAAGTGAAGCTTTAGATTCAGTAAAATCAGCAGCTAGACTAAGTGATGTTCATGATAACATCATTGAATTTACTGAAGGATATGACACTGTAATTGGTGAAAGAGGTGTTACTTTATCTGGTGGACAAAGACAAAGAGTAGCGATAGCTCGTGCGCTTATCAGGAATTCACCCATAATGGTCTTAGATGACAGTGTAAGTGCTGTTGACACTAAAACCGAGGAAACTATTCTAACAAATCTAGAGACTGTTAGAAAAGGAAAAACAACCCTTATTATTGCCCACCGAATCAGCACTATTAAGAACGCTGATAAAATTATTATCGTTGATAATGGTGAAATCATTGATATCGGTTCACATGATGTACTTTTAACTCGTTGTGAATTCTATAAAGACATGGTTGATCGACAAAAACTCGAAGACGAAATGGGGGTGGAATAA
- the lutP gene encoding L-lactate permease, which translates to MEFINIIVSLIPILGPLVFLVILRKSAKVGMSLSMVLIIVFGLLVWKIDLNVIFASIGIGVHNAITIIFILFGAITLVNTLKNTKAIKRINNGFLSVTSDKRVLIILIAFLFGGLIEGASGFGTPATITGPLMVAIGINPFTAAVIALVSDSVSVSFGAVGTPITVGLGEPVIAAIPNYITLIDLFAGTFIPLMVVALYVVISGKYEGKKFKSIIELVPFSIMIGILYTLTAFSVTRLIGYEFTSIISPIVVMILTIFLAKYNILLPKKTEEIIKTKNEMSLLKAWSPYLIVVVLLLVGRMVPFIKEMLLSFKFLNLTNFLNTGIGSKFEILYSPGTVLIIAAIFASFFQGNGFKAYKKAVFDSKDVLINASLALIPTLIMVTIFRYSGINGGDGIGMTTFLAMKLASLFGESWIIGSPILGAIGSFVSGSATVSTLTFGNVQSIVATELGLNVNLVLATQVIGAAIGNMICVHNVVAASSVVGLENEEGNIIRKTIIPAVIYLILVIIVGLIII; encoded by the coding sequence ATGGAATTTATAAATATTATAGTAAGTCTTATACCAATTTTAGGTCCATTAGTATTCTTAGTAATACTAAGAAAAAGTGCTAAAGTTGGAATGTCATTGAGTATGGTTTTAATAATTGTATTTGGATTACTTGTTTGGAAGATTGATCTTAATGTAATCTTTGCATCTATTGGGATTGGGGTCCACAATGCAATTACAATTATCTTTATTCTCTTTGGTGCTATTACATTGGTTAATACATTAAAGAATACAAAAGCTATTAAAAGAATTAACAACGGATTTTTATCAGTAACAAGTGATAAAAGAGTATTAATCATATTAATCGCATTCTTATTTGGAGGATTGATTGAAGGAGCTAGTGGGTTTGGAACTCCAGCTACTATAACCGGTCCCTTAATGGTAGCGATAGGAATTAATCCTTTTACTGCAGCTGTAATAGCGTTAGTTAGTGACAGCGTTTCTGTATCTTTTGGAGCGGTAGGGACACCGATTACAGTTGGATTAGGTGAGCCAGTAATTGCGGCTATTCCTAACTACATAACTCTTATTGATTTATTTGCAGGGACATTTATTCCATTAATGGTTGTTGCACTATATGTTGTAATAAGTGGTAAATATGAAGGTAAGAAATTTAAAAGTATTATCGAACTAGTACCATTCAGTATTATGATAGGTATTCTATATACTCTAACAGCATTTAGTGTTACTAGATTAATTGGCTATGAGTTCACTTCAATCATTTCACCAATCGTGGTAATGATTTTGACAATATTCTTAGCTAAGTACAATATTTTATTACCAAAGAAAACTGAAGAAATAATTAAGACAAAAAACGAAATGTCATTATTAAAAGCTTGGAGCCCGTATTTAATAGTAGTAGTATTACTTCTTGTTGGTAGAATGGTTCCATTCATTAAAGAAATGTTATTAAGTTTTAAGTTCCTGAACCTGACAAACTTCTTGAATACAGGAATAGGTAGTAAATTTGAAATATTATATTCACCAGGTACGGTTTTAATCATAGCTGCAATATTCGCTAGTTTCTTCCAAGGAAACGGATTTAAAGCATACAAAAAAGCTGTATTTGATTCAAAAGATGTATTAATAAATGCATCACTAGCGTTAATACCAACATTAATTATGGTAACTATCTTTAGATATAGTGGTATAAATGGTGGAGATGGAATAGGGATGACAACATTCCTTGCCATGAAGTTAGCTTCTTTGTTTGGTGAATCCTGGATTATTGGTAGTCCTATCCTAGGAGCTATAGGTAGTTTTGTTAGTGGAAGTGCAACAGTCTCTACATTAACATTTGGGAATGTTCAATCAATTGTAGCAACAGAATTGGGACTTAATGTAAACTTAGTCCTTGCAACTCAAGTCATTGGGGCAGCAATAGGAAATATGATTTGTGTACATAATGTTGTAGCAGCTTCAAGCGTTGTAGGACTTGAGAATGAAGAAGGAAACATAATAAGAAAAACAATTATACCTGCTGTTATTTACTTAATACTTGTAATAATAGTTGGACTAATAATAATTTAA
- a CDS encoding putative ABC transporter ATP-binding protein encodes MPRKIGDSDDKRLNTMKDGDIIKRLLKYAIPFTRQFVIVFIFMIATVMFGIFEPILLGKSIDIIVYDFDLDNLLKYLSILVGIIIVGNVFNYIQTIMLNTIGQGVIYNIREEIFTHLEHHDIAYINSRPTGSLVTRVTNDTNTLNEMYTSVIISVFKNVMMIIGILIAMFVIDATLTLYVLIVIPFIILFSFLFRILSRRAYREVRSNLSKVNAFLAEHLSGMKIIQIFNKEAVKFKQFDERNAKLKRSYYKQITIFGIYRPTMYLLFMIATIIVFYFGSESVLNNVITIGVLLTFYQFIGRFFEPIQQLAEQFNILQSAFASSERIFGILDSKPTVADKENAIDLTDMKGEIEFRNVWFKYVEDEWVLKNVSFKVKAKESVAFVGATGAGKTTILGLITRNYDIQQGQILIDGIDITAVSKKTLRKYIGQMLQDVFMFSGTIRSNIKLRNEEITDEEMIKACEYVNATHFINKLDNTFDEEVRERGNNFSSGQRQLLSFARTIVHSPKVMILDEATSNIDTETEQLIQESLYKMMSIGTMLIVAHRLSTIQHVDKIIVLSKGEIIESGNHQELLKERGHYYNLYRIQYQDQSKNDIK; translated from the coding sequence ATGCCTAGAAAAATAGGAGATTCTGATGATAAACGCTTGAACACAATGAAAGATGGCGACATCATTAAAAGACTATTGAAATACGCTATTCCATTCACAAGACAATTTGTTATTGTTTTCATCTTTATGATTGCTACTGTAATGTTTGGTATCTTTGAACCGATTTTATTAGGTAAAAGTATTGATATTATTGTTTATGATTTTGACCTAGATAATTTATTAAAATACTTATCAATTCTTGTTGGAATTATTATAGTCGGTAATGTCTTTAACTACATCCAAACAATCATGCTAAATACAATTGGACAAGGTGTTATATACAATATTCGTGAGGAGATTTTTACCCATCTTGAGCATCACGATATAGCTTATATCAATAGCCGTCCAACAGGGTCATTAGTAACCAGAGTTACTAATGACACCAATACCCTCAATGAAATGTATACAAGTGTAATCATTTCTGTATTCAAAAACGTAATGATGATTATTGGTATATTAATCGCAATGTTTGTGATTGATGCAACGCTTACTCTTTATGTATTAATTGTAATTCCATTTATTATCTTATTCTCATTTCTCTTCAGAATTTTATCAAGAAGAGCTTATCGCGAGGTAAGAAGTAATTTATCTAAAGTAAATGCTTTTTTAGCAGAACATTTATCAGGCATGAAGATTATTCAAATATTCAATAAGGAAGCAGTTAAGTTTAAGCAATTTGATGAAAGAAATGCAAAACTTAAAAGATCATATTATAAGCAAATTACTATCTTTGGTATTTACCGTCCAACAATGTACCTATTATTTATGATAGCAACTATTATCGTTTTTTACTTTGGTAGTGAGAGTGTATTAAATAATGTGATCACGATAGGAGTATTACTAACATTCTATCAATTTATTGGTCGCTTCTTTGAACCAATTCAACAATTAGCAGAGCAATTCAATATTCTTCAATCAGCTTTTGCATCAAGTGAAAGAATCTTTGGTATCTTAGATTCTAAACCAACAGTAGCAGACAAAGAAAATGCAATCGATTTAACAGATATGAAAGGTGAAATCGAATTTAGAAATGTGTGGTTTAAATATGTTGAAGATGAATGGGTTTTAAAAAATGTTTCATTCAAAGTAAAAGCAAAAGAATCAGTGGCCTTTGTTGGAGCAACAGGAGCAGGGAAAACAACCATCTTAGGACTTATTACGAGAAACTATGATATTCAACAGGGACAAATCCTTATAGATGGAATTGATATAACTGCTGTTTCTAAAAAAACACTTCGTAAGTACATAGGACAAATGCTTCAAGACGTCTTTATGTTTAGTGGGACAATCCGCTCCAATATTAAATTACGAAATGAAGAGATAACCGATGAAGAAATGATCAAAGCTTGTGAGTATGTTAATGCAACTCATTTCATAAACAAACTAGACAATACATTTGATGAAGAAGTGCGTGAAAGAGGAAATAACTTTAGTTCAGGACAAAGACAATTGTTATCTTTCGCAAGAACGATAGTTCACAGTCCCAAAGTAATGATTTTAGATGAAGCTACTTCAAATATTGATACCGAAACAGAACAACTAATTCAAGAATCGCTATATAAAATGATGTCTATAGGAACAATGCTGATTGTTGCTCATCGTCTATCTACTATTCAACATGTAGATAAGATAATCGTTCTAAGTAAAGGTGAAATCATTGAAAGTGGTAATCACCAAGAACTTTTAAAAGAACGTGGACATTATTACAATCTATACAGAATACAGTACCAAGACCAATCAAAAAACGACATTAAATAA
- the rutD gene encoding Putative aminoacrylate hydrolase RutD gives MIFNYKDYHINYLVDGDLNSDKEVIIILNGIMMSTASWEMFVDVLSKDNVLVRFDMIDQGESSKVDFQYTQELQVEVLDALINHLELKKPNLVGISYGSSVALQYSIKFPSKINRMVIANGVAKTSPWLKAIGDGWNEVAKSRNALAYYNITIPYIYSPQFYTKNIKWMEERKEILLPLFGDDQFLDRITRLTISAETHDTLNDLHMIKAETLIISSGEDFLTPEYEQIIIHKNIQSSELVKVPNCGHASMYEVPAQFTSLVLNHINK, from the coding sequence ATGATATTTAATTATAAAGATTATCACATTAACTATTTAGTTGATGGTGATTTAAATTCAGACAAGGAAGTAATTATAATTCTAAATGGAATTATGATGTCAACTGCAAGTTGGGAAATGTTTGTAGATGTTCTTAGTAAAGATAACGTTTTAGTTCGTTTTGATATGATTGATCAAGGTGAAAGTTCGAAAGTTGACTTTCAATACACTCAAGAACTTCAAGTTGAAGTTCTAGATGCTCTAATCAATCATTTAGAACTAAAAAAACCAAACTTAGTTGGAATTAGCTACGGTTCTAGTGTAGCGCTCCAATATAGTATTAAATTCCCTAGTAAAATAAACAGAATGGTAATCGCAAATGGTGTTGCCAAAACTTCTCCATGGTTAAAAGCAATTGGTGACGGATGGAATGAAGTAGCTAAATCAAGAAATGCTCTTGCTTACTACAACATTACAATACCATATATATATTCACCACAGTTCTATACCAAGAACATTAAATGGATGGAAGAAAGAAAAGAAATCTTACTACCATTATTTGGTGATGATCAATTCTTAGATAGAATCACTCGGTTAACAATTAGCGCTGAAACTCACGACACATTAAATGATTTGCATATGATTAAAGCTGAGACTTTAATCATAAGTAGTGGAGAAGATTTTCTAACTCCAGAGTATGAGCAAATCATAATCCATAAGAATATTCAAAGCTCAGAATTAGTAAAGGTTCCAAATTGCGGACACGCTTCAATGTATGAAGTTCCTGCGCAATTTACAAGCTTAGTACTAAATCACATCAATAAGTAA
- the ydjP gene encoding AB hydrolase superfamily protein YdjP has translation MKKNYVELANNEKIYYIDEGTGKETIVMIHGNMSSGIHFKPLIERLKNDYRIIAPDMRGFGDSTYLNGIESLEDLGDDILILLQALKIEEYYLVGWSTGGAVAMKIASQKQKAVKKLILLESCSYRGYPIFKKDELGQAKIGEYYSSKHEMSLDPVQVLPMVNLFESGNTPVMKAVWDQAIYTVNKPSTEDDALYLSETMKQRNLVDLDWCLTTFNMSNFTNGVTLGDGTIKDVICPVLTFWGEKDAVVLEYMIDETVEALHDVKKVTLKDSGHSPLVDCPDELTKNIITFISNSPE, from the coding sequence ATGAAAAAAAACTATGTTGAACTAGCAAATAATGAAAAAATCTACTATATAGATGAAGGAACTGGCAAAGAAACAATTGTTATGATCCACGGAAACATGAGTAGTGGTATACACTTTAAACCACTTATCGAAAGATTAAAAAATGATTATCGAATCATCGCGCCAGATATGAGAGGTTTTGGTGATTCAACTTACCTAAATGGAATTGAATCATTAGAAGATTTAGGTGACGACATTTTAATCTTATTACAAGCCTTGAAAATTGAAGAATACTATTTAGTTGGTTGGTCTACTGGTGGCGCTGTAGCTATGAAGATAGCTTCACAAAAACAAAAAGCTGTCAAAAAACTAATCTTACTAGAATCATGTTCTTATCGAGGTTACCCTATTTTTAAGAAAGATGAACTAGGACAAGCAAAAATTGGTGAATACTATTCATCAAAACATGAAATGTCATTAGATCCTGTTCAAGTTCTACCTATGGTTAACCTTTTCGAAAGTGGTAATACACCAGTTATGAAAGCCGTTTGGGACCAAGCTATATACACAGTAAATAAACCATCAACTGAAGATGATGCTTTATATCTAAGTGAGACAATGAAACAACGTAATCTAGTTGATCTTGATTGGTGTCTAACAACTTTTAATATGTCAAACTTCACTAATGGTGTAACCCTTGGTGATGGAACAATAAAAGATGTAATTTGTCCTGTCTTAACATTTTGGGGTGAAAAAGATGCAGTTGTATTAGAGTATATGATTGATGAAACTGTTGAAGCACTTCACGATGTAAAAAAAGTTACACTTAAAGATTCAGGTCATAGTCCTTTAGTGGATTGTCCTGATGAACTTACTAAAAATATAATTACTTTCATAAGTAATTCTCCAGAATAA
- the cat1 gene encoding Succinyl-CoA:coenzyme A transferase, which translates to MAKYITIEQALELVKEGDHIVAGMAASEGREFFLNLHKVSERLNHLTIDNCLPMQPYEFMVNEKYSENFTVNSWFFSGDIRKAFKNKNVSFIPNQLHFAGVRRLEHKKPNIYVGNCTEPDKHGFVSLSLSNVYEKVMIESADIVILETNPKLPRTLGDLEVHENEVDFFVKTDYLAPVLPDTVPNEKDIKIGELIAGKINDGDTIQLGIGGIPNAVAAALKDKKDLGVHTEMLTTGFMKLFKSGAVNNKKKTLHKGKMVAAFALGTQELYDFIDDNPAILLLDGNYVNDPYIIGLNDNQVSINTTIEVDLTGQCCSESIGTRQFSGTGGQTDTATGALRSKNGRSFIALYSTAMVRNKETGIKEEKSKIVATLKPGAAVSLSRNDVDYIVTEYGAVRLRGTTIKERVKLLVSVAHPKFREELLTEAREIGYIK; encoded by the coding sequence AAAGAAGGAGATCATATCGTCGCAGGTATGGCAGCTAGTGAGGGACGTGAATTTTTTCTAAACTTACATAAAGTAAGTGAAAGATTAAATCACCTAACAATCGACAACTGTTTACCAATGCAACCATATGAATTCATGGTTAATGAGAAATATAGCGAAAATTTCACAGTTAATAGCTGGTTCTTTTCAGGTGATATCAGAAAAGCATTTAAGAATAAAAATGTCTCATTTATACCAAATCAACTTCACTTCGCTGGAGTAAGAAGACTTGAACATAAAAAACCAAATATTTATGTTGGGAATTGTACAGAACCAGATAAACATGGATTTGTCTCATTGTCATTATCAAATGTTTATGAAAAAGTAATGATTGAGAGCGCAGATATTGTTATACTCGAAACTAACCCTAAACTACCAAGAACTTTAGGTGATTTAGAAGTACATGAAAATGAGGTAGATTTCTTTGTTAAAACTGATTATCTAGCTCCAGTTTTACCTGACACAGTACCAAATGAAAAAGATATCAAGATTGGAGAACTAATCGCTGGTAAAATAAATGACGGCGATACAATTCAACTTGGAATCGGTGGCATTCCAAATGCAGTAGCCGCAGCACTTAAAGATAAAAAAGATTTAGGTGTACATACTGAAATGTTAACAACAGGATTTATGAAATTATTTAAATCAGGAGCTGTTAACAACAAAAAGAAAACTCTTCATAAAGGAAAAATGGTCGCAGCTTTTGCTCTTGGAACTCAAGAACTATATGACTTTATAGATGATAATCCTGCGATATTATTACTTGATGGAAACTATGTTAATGATCCTTATATTATTGGTTTAAACGATAATCAAGTGTCGATTAACACAACAATTGAAGTCGATTTAACTGGGCAATGTTGTTCTGAATCAATTGGAACAAGACAGTTTAGTGGAACTGGTGGACAAACAGATACTGCTACAGGTGCTCTTAGATCTAAAAATGGCCGTAGTTTTATCGCTTTATATTCAACAGCAATGGTAAGAAATAAAGAAACTGGAATTAAAGAGGAAAAATCAAAAATCGTTGCTACTTTAAAACCGGGTGCTGCAGTATCTTTATCAAGAAATGATGTAGATTATATCGTTACTGAATACGGAGCAGTACGTTTGAGAGGAACAACAATCAAAGAACGAGTAAAATTATTAGTTAGTGTAGCTCATCCTAAATTCCGTGAGGAATTATTAACTGAAGCAAGAGAAATTGGATACATTAAATGA
- a CDS encoding Bacterial transcription activator, effector binding domain, whose translation MKHKIAEFEDRFFIGIEYEGGVKPGETGKFGQLWDDFLREDIKLLKDIPNKNKFIGLECYPPDFRESQTFDYYALLETNELVKKDGFSSKKLPKGKYLLFEINFDDIHNEIQQVYKHVKENNVNIHYGFDYEDYLQGQDYTKTGAILNFALKLEE comes from the coding sequence ATGAAACATAAAATTGCTGAATTTGAAGATAGATTTTTTATTGGAATCGAGTACGAAGGTGGCGTAAAACCAGGTGAGACTGGAAAATTCGGACAACTATGGGATGATTTCTTAAGAGAGGATATCAAATTACTTAAAGATATACCAAATAAAAATAAATTCATTGGTTTGGAATGCTATCCTCCAGATTTTAGAGAATCACAAACATTTGATTATTACGCTTTACTAGAAACTAACGAGTTAGTAAAAAAAGACGGATTCTCATCAAAAAAACTACCTAAAGGTAAGTACTTATTATTTGAGATCAACTTTGATGATATCCATAACGAGATTCAACAAGTATACAAACATGTTAAAGAAAACAACGTAAATATCCATTACGGTTTTGATTATGAAGACTATCTTCAAGGACAAGACTATACAAAAACTGGAGCAATCCTGAATTTTGCATTAAAATTAGAAGAATAA